In Deltaproteobacteria bacterium, the DNA window AAGGGCGAAGATATCGTCAAACTCAAAGAATTTGCCCGTAAAAAGGGAAAAAGGATCTCAGTGATAGCCAAGATTGAGCGGGCCGAGGCCGTCAAGAACATCGACCAGATACTCCATGTAGCCGATGGCATTATGATCGCCCGGGGGGATCTGGGGGTTGAAGTGCCCATTGAAGACGTGCCGGCGATTCAAAAAAAACTTATCTATAAAGCCAATCTGGCGGGACGGCCGGTCATCACCGCCACCCAAATGCTTGAGTCCATGACTGAAAATATACGGCCGACCCGAGCAGAGGTCACCGATGTGGCCAATGCCATTCTGGACGGCAGCGACGCCGTTATGCTCTCCGAGGAAACGGCCATCGGCAGGCATCCCGTGGAAACCGTTAAAATGATGGCCAGGATCGCCTCTTCGATTGAAGGCCAGAGAAAAAATATCAACCCTTCGTCCCACACCTACGAATACCTCAAAAAGGATATCGGGCAGGGAAAGGTGGCCGTTGGGAATGCCATATCCATGAATGTCATGGAGACCATGGCCGTCATGAAAATAAACCTGATTTTAACCCCCACGCACACCGGTATTACTTCCCGCCGTATCTCCCGGTTTAAGCCGGACTGTTGGATCCTGGCCTTTTGCGCGGACGTTCAGACCCGCGACTTTTTAACCTTATCTTATGGTGTTTTTCCTTTCCTGCTGGAGAAAAGGGACCCTTTTCATTACGATTACCTCCTTGAATTTATTAAGGAGCACCATTTGGCCAAAAAGGGGGAACGGGTGATTCTCACGGAAATGGTCGCTCCGGGTCGGATTGGAGGGGCGAATTCGCTCAACATCATCACCTTGACATAACTCCATGGGGATACCGTTCTCCTGGGTCCGATAATCTGATTACTGTATTTATCAGTCATGTAAAAACCACTTTTTCAACAATCTATAAATCCGACTCTTTGATCTCCGGGCGGACTATCCCGAGTTTATGCATCCTGGCCCTCAAGGTACTCGGGTGGAGGCCCAGGATGACCGCAGCCCCGTCTTTTCCCTCGATGCGCCAATGGGTTTCCGATAGGGTCTTAAGGATTTGGTTTCGCTCCAC includes these proteins:
- the pyk gene encoding pyruvate kinase, producing MSFSKKLLLHKTKIVCTIGPASRSKAVLKQMIKHGMNVARLNFAHGTLEEHRKDIRTIRSLFGKMNTPCPILADLPGPKIRIGRLAKEPLILKKGERVILVTDESSANPARIPVEFDQFTKSVSKGSIIFLNDGFIQLRVLDITGNEVRCKVIMGGVLLSHKGLNLPGAKIMTEPVTGEDLAWVEFGLKEGVDLFSISFVTKGEDIVKLKEFARKKGKRISVIAKIERAEAVKNIDQILHVADGIMIARGDLGVEVPIEDVPAIQKKLIYKANLAGRPVITATQMLESMTENIRPTRAEVTDVANAILDGSDAVMLSEETAIGRHPVETVKMMARIASSIEGQRKNINPSSHTYEYLKKDIGQGKVAVGNAISMNVMETMAVMKINLILTPTHTGITSRRISRFKPDCWILAFCADVQTRDFLTLSYGVFPFLLEKRDPFHYDYLLEFIKEHHLAKKGERVILTEMVAPGRIGGANSLNIITLT
- a CDS encoding AAA family ATPase, which encodes MKALQDYPWPGNIRELESIIERAVILCPGPVLQLADKLEIPSLPFQAGMNTLEEVERNQILKTLSETHWRIEGKDGAAVILGLHPSTLRARMHKLGIVRPEIKESDL